Below is a genomic region from Vibrio cortegadensis.
TGAAGTTGCGAATCTCGCTCGTGAAAACGGTGCAACTGTCATTGCTATTACAGCAAAAGATTCACCTCTTGATAAAGCGAGCTCACTGTCTATTTCACTTGATGTACCTGAAGATACTGACGTTTATATGCCAATGGCAAGCCGTGTAGTACAGATGACGGTCATTGATGTGCTAGCGACAGGTTTTACTCTTCGTCGTGGATCTGGTTTTCGTGACAACTTAAAGCGAGTTAAAGATTCTCTTAAAGATTCTCGCTACGATAAGATGTCGCAATTTTAAGATTCCAATGACTAACACAAGCGAGTCTCAACATATTAGTATGTTCAATAATATGTCGAGACTCACTTTTTTATCTTTGCACTGTACGCCTACAATTTATCTATCTCCAAGCCGTTAGCCTCCAGCTCCCTGATAGCACTATTTCTCAGCCTGCAATATAGAATCAATCACTTTCACATTTGCTTGCGTGACTGAGTCTTGCGTTTCACAAACACACACCGATCCACAAACTTGATTTAAAATGTGTATTAGCCTCTCTTCATTTAAAGGTAATGGGTTTCCTTTAATCGCAACCGACTGTAATGCGTCTTGCGCGACTTGTTCAAAAGAGGTACTGCAAACACCGAATTCGGAAAGGTGAGGCAGTGCTAATTTATCCAGAACCATTTGCACCCAAAGCACACTGTCCTCAATATGAGCGTTGGTTCGCCCAGTGACTATCTGTGCGATTCTTTTATATCGATTTAAGATATCACTACGCCCTGCCGCTTTTGCCTCATTGATATTTTCACTCATAACAAACGGTGCCAAACGCCCACTGATCACGCTATGTGGTGCATTAAGCTTTCCACCAAGAGCGGAGGCTAACCCATGAGCAGCACCGAGTTTTGCATTGGTAATGGCCATCCCTCCTAGCATTGCTGCAAAAGAGAGGTCAGCTCGAGCTTTATGATCATCTTGTTTGCAGGCCGCAATAATCGACGGGCTTAATCGACGAAGTCCCTCTTCACACACCATGTCGGTGAGCGGGTTTGGGTCCCCGCATACGTACGCCTCCATCAGATGAGTAAATGCATCCATTGCACCTCTTCCTGAGGTGTACGCATCAGTTCCATATGTAAGCGTAGGATCAACAATAGCGACATCAGCCAACATATCAGGGCTGCGCAGACTCACTTTCACTCGATCTTGACCTGACTTCAATACTGCATTTTTTGTCACTTCAGACCCTGAGCTTGCTGTGGTGGGGATGGCAATAAGCGGAATTGGCTTCGTTTTTAATGGTACATTTCGCCCAACGACTTCTACGTAATCATAAACATCCCCTTGATTTGGAATAACAGCCGCCAACGCCTTACCCATATCAATAACACTACCGCCTCCGATAGCGACCACCATATCGGGCTGAAATTTTCGCCCCGATACCGCCGTTTCCTCAACCATTGTAATATTGGGTTCACCATTGATGGCGACATGTTGATAACGCATTGATTGATTTTTAAGGTATTGGATTATGGGGGAGGAACGCTCAGGCTCTTGACCCGTGACGAGTAAGACGCTGTAGCCAAATTGATTCAGTATCGATAGCGAGGACTGTAACGCCCCCTCACCAAAAATTATCCGAGTTGACGTCATAAATTGAAACATGCGATATCCTTATGCTTACCTAATTTCGTCGTTGATAGACAATTTAGGTTCAAATTCGATTCGATGGACTCAGTACAGATTGCGCTTTAAATACGCATAAATATTTGATTTGGTGCAATTTGCAGATAAGAATCCCGATGCATTGCCTGTTTTTTGCACCGTATCACAATTGAGATGAGACGTTTCAAGTCAAGCTCACGATTTCTGTAACCACCGTTTTGCTCACGAAATCGCCTGATAGGTTTTACCTATTGAAACAACAGGTAAATCTGTCTTTATTTCCTTTGGCTATTGAGGCATAGTTGCTTTCAAGAAAATAAAGGAGAGAGTTATGTTTGTTGTTATCTTTGGTCGCCCTGCTTGTCCATTCTGTGTTCGTGCAAAAGAGCATGCTGAAACGTTAAAAGCGAAACGTGATGATTTCAACTATCGCTATGTTGATATCCATGCCGAAGGCATCAGCAAAGCTGATCTTGAAAAAACAGTTGGTAAGCCAGTTGAAACTGTTCCTCAAATCTTTGTAGATCAAGACCATATCGGTGGTTGTACAGAATTTGAAGCATACGCTAAAGAGCACCTTGGTCTATTTGACGAGTAATCGCTCAACCACAGTATCTAAAATAACCCGCTATTGATAGGCGGGTTTTTTATATCCACTGTTTTCGTTATGTTATGTCAGCTAATAGCAAAAGATAAAAAATATCACTTATCATTTTTTTATTATTCGCTACAATTCCCCACTCTTAAATACCTTTTATAAATCAAGTTTAACTGAGCTAACGCTGTGAATATAG
It encodes:
- a CDS encoding iron-containing alcohol dehydrogenase, whose amino-acid sequence is MFQFMTSTRIIFGEGALQSSLSILNQFGYSVLLVTGQEPERSSPIIQYLKNQSMRYQHVAINGEPNITMVEETAVSGRKFQPDMVVAIGGGSVIDMGKALAAVIPNQGDVYDYVEVVGRNVPLKTKPIPLIAIPTTASSGSEVTKNAVLKSGQDRVKVSLRSPDMLADVAIVDPTLTYGTDAYTSGRGAMDAFTHLMEAYVCGDPNPLTDMVCEEGLRRLSPSIIAACKQDDHKARADLSFAAMLGGMAITNAKLGAAHGLASALGGKLNAPHSVISGRLAPFVMSENINEAKAAGRSDILNRYKRIAQIVTGRTNAHIEDSVLWVQMVLDKLALPHLSEFGVCSTSFEQVAQDALQSVAIKGNPLPLNEERLIHILNQVCGSVCVCETQDSVTQANVKVIDSILQAEK
- a CDS encoding GrxA family glutaredoxin, producing MFVVIFGRPACPFCVRAKEHAETLKAKRDDFNYRYVDIHAEGISKADLEKTVGKPVETVPQIFVDQDHIGGCTEFEAYAKEHLGLFDE